The genomic interval AACAGCTGCATGAAAGAGTTGTCTACGTCTAAAATCTATGTAGGCTTTAATTAAGGGATTAGTAGCGTAATCTTTACCTGGTAATGTACCATAAGGATCTAGTGTTGATGACAAAGAGTTTAATAAGTTTTGTGTGCCTACATCATCTATATTAATATTCTGCTCTTGAGATCTAAGGGCAAACAAAAGTTGCTCAAAGCTTAAAGTATTTAGTTGAGGAAGAAACCATAAGCGAGCAGTTTTATCATGGGACCCAGTTAAAGCAAAATTGCCACAAGGACTAAATGCTACTGAAATCATATCATCAGTATGCCCTTTAAGGTCCTTTATAGCACTGCCAGTAGATACATCCCATAAACATGCAATTTTATCAGCTGATCTAGTTAAAGCATATTTACCACAGGGACTAAATACTACCGATCTTACAAAACTATTATGGCCTTTAAGTTCTTGTATAGTAGTACCAGTGGCCAAGTGCCATAAACGAACAGTTTTATCAGAAGATCCAGTTAAGGCAAGTTTGCCACAAGGGCTGAAGGATACTGAGTTTACAATATCAGTATGACCCTTAAACTCCTTGAACTGAATAGCTAGAGCTTTATTTAAAGCATCTTTATATTTTTCTAGTATTTTGCCTTTAAGTCTTTGCTGTATTTCTCCAGGCATGCTAGAGATACTAGCAGAAAGCTTCTCTTGTGATGTTTGAGAAAGTAATGCTTCTATAGTTTTATCAGCTGCTCGATCTTTTAAAGAAGCTAAAGAGCTGAAACTATTTGAAAGGGTTAAAAGAAGAGCGGTAAAAATAATTGATTTAGTGAAATTAGTCATGAGCTAGACTCTTTTTATAATTTATTATTTAGACATATTTATAAATATAAGATTAAATATATTAATGCAATATGTCAAATTAAATTCCTTGGTTAATGGAGCATATTCCTGATAGCAAAGCTCAATTGGCCTAGTAAGAACTTAGATAATGATCAAGTACCGGTTTATCATATTCATCAATTAAAAGAACAACTTTATTTTTCCGAGCTAACTGTTTAACTAAAAAACTAAACTTAGCATTAAGTGTTGGAGCTTGAGATATATCTATCGTATAGTGCTGAGCTATAGAATTTAAAGCCCAACCTAAGCTTAACTTTAATTCGGTAGCAGTCTCATGACTTATATCAGCAAAATCTAAATAAATAACAGGATACTCTTGCCATCTATAGTCACTACTGCTTATCAACAAGTCTTTAACAAGTTCTTTATTTTCAGAAAATAATTCCTTTAACGTAGAAGCCAGAAGAGACTTAGCAAAACGACGAAGACATGAAAGAATTTGTAGTTTCTAATATTTTTAGTTTTAATGTTTAACATCAAACTAAAGATATGACGCTTTTGGCTTATATAAGGTTTTCAAAGTTTATAATTTGATTAAAATTGCCACAATATTCAATAAACTTTTTTAAATCTTTTGTCGATATAACAGTTGTTTGAGTATTTTCTAAAGGATGAAATCCAGCTTGATCATAATTAAATATACGTGAATCTAAAAGAATTTTTACGTTATGATCTTTATCGTTAAGTATGCCAAACGGTGTTACCGATCCGGGCACTACTCCTAAATACTGTTTAAGTAATTCTTCATTAGCAAATCTCAACTCTGGAGCTTTAATATTTTTAGATAAAGGTTTTAAAGCGATTTTAGTATCATAGACAGCTACAATTAAATACAAATTATTTTTGTTATCCTTTAAAAAGAGATTTTTACACCCAATACCTGGAATATGAAAAGCAGCCTTAAGAGACTGCTCAATTGTTAACAAAGGCTCGTGATTATAAGTTTGATACTTAATATTTAATTCTTCAAGTTTATTAAATAAATTTTCTTTGGCAGTCATAACTTTTCTTTATAGAGTAGTTGTCAAGGAAATGCTTTTTCCAAGATAATCTGTGTTTAACTACGTTAAATCTAACAAATTTTTAATCTTATACACATACTGCATACGCTCTTTTTCCCATGCTGTAATAATTTCTTTTTTTGAGGCAGCTGGGTTATGAATTAAAAATTGTTGCGTAAAATTAATATAGGCCCATTCTTTTTTAGGTACCACTTTAGTCTGTTTTCTATTAAGATATTCTTGTTGCCAAAACAAAGCAAATTCTCTATAGGTCGGAGGATTGCCAGAAATCCATCTTTCATTAAGCCAGTCAATGCCAAATGCAGTAAAGTGAAAATGATTGCCAATAACTGTCTTAAAAAAACTGCGAGTCTTAGCATCGTTCTTATATCCCCCATAAAGCATTAAAGCATCAAGCTCAAGATTATAGTCTACAAGTTCTTTATTTGCCTTAGATGTACTAGGAAGTTCTTGCAAATGTACAACCTTGCCTGTCTCTATAAATACTGTGATACGATTTATCAAAGCAACTTTATTACCTTTTATAGGTAGACTATAAGTTGCGCATAAGCCTTTAAGCTCATTGATTTTCATGTAATATAAAGCTTCATGTAGTTCATTAAGCTCATGAGCATGCAATAATTTTTTAGCTATCATCTTCTTAAATCTATCTTAATTAATCTTGTTTTAGCTATTTTTTTATCTATTGAGTATTAAAACCATCTAATCAGTTATAAGGTGATTATTGGCAATTCATGTTCAGGTATTTGAAGCTGTATTTTTGGCCATATAACTGCGTATTTAGCTGGTTGGCACTCTTTAATATCAGATAAAAGCGCTCTCTTATCGCTAGCATTCATATGAGGAAACAATACTTGCAACATGTCGATTAAATCATCGGATGACATAACCGCGTATGTTTTTGCTTCTACTTTTTTCAATTCTTCATCTGAATACAAGCGGTGTAACTCTGGCAATATAATGGTTTCTTCTTCATGCAAATGAATCAGATTCTCTCCCACAAACTTCCTGTAACCAACGTAAAACTGATAACCAGCCTCTACTTTTTCTGATGCTAATACAAAAGAATTAACACGATCAAGCAATAACTGCAAATTATTAAGCGTCTCATCTAAAGTTCCATGATCTTCTTCAATATGCTCGTATAGTTGCGAGTTTTTCTGCTTAAGCAATACATGTAAACAATTATCTTCATACTCCGCATGCCCTTTGAGTAGCTCAATCGCTGCTTTAAATTGTTCTGTAACTTTTACCACCTCTTGGGCTATCTGAAAGTTGGTCTTTGCAATCAAACGTTCTAAATCATTAAGTACAAAGCTTAAATATTTATGTTCACGATAAAATTTATATCGTATAAAATTATGCATAGTTGTTTCCTACCGCTTAAAATGAAGCCTCTGGGTTTTCTTTATTTAATACAGGAGTTTCGCAAGATACGATGAAAAGTCTGATACGGAGTGCTATTAAATATGACAAAAGGGCATAAAAAAAGAGCCTAAAAATTAATTTAGACTCCTTTTCTCTTTGAAAACTGGCGGGGCTGACGAGACTCGAACTCGCGACCTTCCACGTGACAGGCGGACGCTCTAACCAACTGAGCTACAGCCCCCGACAAATTTCTGGCTCCTCGGACAGGACTCGAACCTGTGACCTAACGATTAACAGTCGTGTGCTCTACCAACTGAGCTACCGAGGAATTCGATATACATTTTAATGGTGGGCGGTGCTGGACTCGAACCAGCGACCCCCAGTTTGTAAGACTGATGCTCTACCAGCTGAGCTAACCGCCCGTGCTATTTTCATAACTAGCTAAATCTAGTGTATGACAAAATCTTACAAATGTCAAAAAAACTTTCTTAACTTGTCTAAAATTTTATACACTAGTTATGATGTACAAAAAGTATAGCATAGTTACACTAATACTCAACTTTTAAGGGACACAATGGCTAATTGGTTTGGCTCTTTGAGCAATATCTTTTTCTTTCTTTTATTTTTGCAAGTAGCACCAAGCTTATTTAAAGACTTGCACAAAAAATATTCAGGACTACTTGAGCCTAAAAGCAAAGTTGGCTTAATTCATATTAAAGATAACTTAACAAGTTCAGGAGCGTATACACGTAACTTAAGAAAGTGTTTTGAAGACAAAGATATTAAAGCAATACTTATAAAGATGGAATGCCCAGGAGGCTATGCCGGAACTGCTCAATCAGTATTTAACGAAATAAAAACGCTTAAAGCTCAATATCCTAAACCTATTATTACACTTGTAGAAAACATAGCTGCTTCAGGCGGCTACTATATTGCCAGCGCTACAGATTATATTATAGCTCCAGCAAGTGCTTTTATTGGTAGCATAGGAGCCTATGTAGCATTTCCTCAGGTAAAACAGTTTATCGAAAAGTATAATATTAAGTATGACATTATAAAATCTGGAGCTTATAAAGCCTCTGGTAGTCCCTTTTTAGATCTTACACCTGAGCAACGAAAACAATTGCAGTCATTAACTGATAGCTCCTACAATCAATTTACAAAAGACGTTCAGAATAGTCGTCCGGGTCTATCAAGCGATTCAAAATTATGGGCTGATGGTAAAATATTTACTGGAGATCAAGCGCTTTCATTAAAACTTATTGATGAACTGGGCTCATTTTCTAACGCTGTTAGCAAACTTAAAAAACTTGCCACTATAGAGAAAGAAATAGAATGGGTTAAACCAGCTAAAAGCAGCAACTTTATAACTAACTTGTTTTCTTCTGATAGTGATGATGATGAAACAGACCCCGAGTCCTCATCATCTTTACAAAGTATCGCAAATACTTTGTGTAAAACAGTAGAAGATCGTTACACTACACCACGTGTAAAGTATTAACAGCTCTAAAAAGCAAGAGCGTTACTTAACTAGTAGCGCTTTTGCTTTTACTCTTCTACTAGTTGCGTTTGAGAATTTTCTTTTAGCGTTTCTTTTTCTGACTCTTTATCATCTTGTATTGGTGCAATAAGAGAATCTTGGTTTTCCGTTGCCGTTTCTACAACATCCTCTGCTTTAACCTCTTGAATAGCATCAGTAGCTGAAGTGATCTCTTGAGGTTTAAGCAACTCTGGCACTTCTTGGGCACTATTCCATTCAGCACCCTTTTGAAGTACATAACAATAGGCTAACTCTTTGAAATTTATCAGCGGCTTAACACTTACTTTATAATTAAAGCCATCTATGCTATACGAGTCTATAGATCCTAAACCAAAACCACGAGGAAATATCAGCCCTTCACCACTAGAAACAATTAAATCATTGAGTTTTAGGCTCTCAAGATGATTTACAAAAGCAAGCTTAGAATGTTGCAAACTGTTTTCACCCTCATGAATACCTTGTACACGATTAGAAGTACAATAAGCAGCGATTTTGCATGAAGCATCTGTTATTAAAGTTACTTTACTATAATACGGGTAAACTTCACTTATGCGGCCTACCAAGCAGTTTTTATACACAACAGGATTATCGCGCATCACACCTTTACGTAGCCCAGCATCAAGTAAAAAAAAGTGATTTTTTTCATCAAAATTCTTAAGTATTACTTGTGCTAAAATACCATTATTAGAATTATAACGATTTAAAAAACTACGAACTTCTTGAGTATCATGAGCATAGTCACGATAAGCGTTCAGAGCTATAACCTGGGCTTTGAGGTCTTCTAACTGAATTTTGTAGTTTTGATGGTCAGCCTGCAGCTCTTTGTAACTACGCCAATGGGCAAGCCAATTATGCACAGGACGAGTAACGGTGGTTTGTATTTTAATTACTGGGTATAAAAGACGTGAGGAAAAAGACTCAAGAACACCTGAAGATCGATAATATACTTTAAAAAAGAGGCTACAAAAAAGGCCTCCAGTTACAAAGAGTATACTGCTCTGCTTTAAAAGTCGGAAAACTGAAATACGTGTCATTATACAAACTACCCATAAAAATATTACTTAGCACTACCTATGAGCTAGTATACAAATATTTGCTAAAATACGTAAGCGACTTGCAATGCAGGACGTACTGTTTGAGGACATGTTTCTACTGTTACTGCTAGATTGCAAGCTTGTGCTAATTTGCTGTCAACAAGCTTACTAGCAGCGACACCAAATATAACACCTAAAGCTGTGCCTGCAACAAGTTGTGATACATAATGACGATTACAAACAGTAAAATCGACTGCTAAAAACCCCGCTCCTACAGCCAAAGGAATACCCCATTGCGGTCCATATTGCAACCCAATAAGTGTAGTCATATAGGTTATCTCAAGCATATGGCCTGAAGGAAAGCCACCATGAGACCTTTGGTAACGAGGAAAATGCTCATTGCGTGGCCTTAAGCAGCAGTTCACCTTAAAAAGCTTTAACGCCCGTTTAGTAGCCCACGTAAAAGGTAACCCAAGCACAAAAATCTGTGCTGTAGTTTTAAGTTTAATGTCTTGGGCAAACAAGGCACACGCACCAAGCGTAATCATAGGAACAGCAATCACACCCACGTTAGCACCTGAATGGCACCACTGAGGTAACTGCTTAATATTTTTATGCTGCTTTTTATCGTAAAAACAATAATGTAATGGCTCATCCCATAAGCGCGTAATACCATACAAGGGTACACATGCTGCAGCAACCTTAAGCGAATCGGCTGAAAATAAATAACGCCCAAGCTCAAGAGAATCATACACAAGAGTAGAGCTAAAGCACTTAATTGACTCAACTAAATTTGTCTCTAGAGCCTTGAGCAAGTTAAAGCGCACAGAAAAAAGTAGAAAAAGAATGACTGTATACGCTCTTCTTTTTAAGATCACACTTCCCCCCTTATCTTAAAAAATACAGACAGTATTATAATAAAATAAAAAGGGGAATATAATCAAGAGTTATGAAAATTTACTTAAGAATAGGATGCAAAGTATGCCACTGAGTAGCCTGCTCATACGCATAAGCGGCTTTAAATATCTCAGCTTCAGACAAATCAGGTCCAATAAGTTGTAAGCCTATAGGAAGATTGTCGTGCGTCATACCGCACGGAATACTTAAAGCAGGAATACCCGCTAAATTTATTGAAGCAGTAAAGTAATCTTGCAGATCCATTTGCAGTTGATTATCATCAAAAGCACCAAACTTAAACGCTGGTGACGGTGATACGGGTGACAATAACAGATCGACATCTTTAAATGCTTGATTAAATTCTTCACGAATAAAGCCTTGCACCGTACGAGCATTAGCATAGTAGGCATCTGCATGACCAGCTGAAAGCACATAGTTTCCTACTAAAATACGAGAAGTAACTTCAAAGCCAAAACCTTCTTGACGTGTACGAGCATACATATCAGCCACCGTTTGAGCATCTTTATTACGGTAACCGTAACGTACACCATCAAAACGAGCTAAGTTAGAAGCAGCTTCTGCACGACTTATAATAAAATAAGCTGCTGCGCCATAATCCATCATAGGTAACTTTACTCTTTTTATAGTAGCGCCTAAACGCTCAAATTGCTTTATAGCTTCATTAAGAGCAGCATATACCTCAGGATTAAATCCTTCAGCTTCTAAAGCATTTTCGATGATGCCTAATGTAAAACCTGGCTTTAAGGTACCCGTTAACCCGTGAGTATAATCTTGAGCAGCAATAGGACGACTGGTAGAATCTTGTGCATCATGACCAGCTAATGTTGAAAGCACTAACGCATTATCATAGGTTGTACGTGTTGCTATACCTATCTGATCAAGTGATGACGCATAAGCAATAAGCCCATAACGAGAGATAAGCCCATATGTTGGTTTCAGACCCACAATACCACAAAGTGCTGCTGGTTGTCTTACTGAGCCACCTGTTTCAGAGCCAAGCGCCCAAGGCACAAAACCAGCTGCAACTGCAGCTATAGAGCCGCCACTTGAGCCACCCGGCACCAGATCGGTGTTCCAGGGATTTCTTGTTTTTTGGTACGCTGAAGTTTCTGTTGAACTTCCCATAGCAAACTCGTCCATATTAGCGCGACCAACACATAAAGCTCCAGCAGCTTTTAAACGTACTATTGCCGTTGCATCATACGGAGCTACGTAATTTTGTAATATTTTTGAAGCACAAGATACCGTGCGATTTTTTTGGCAAATATTATCTTTAATAAGCCCTGGAATACCTGCAAGTGGCCCTTGAGCAGAGCTGGCAGCTGTAATAGAATCTGTATCAAATACCTCTAAAGCAGAACCAATGCGTTCGTCGAATTGTGCAAAACGCTTAAGAGAGTGCTCAAGTACTTCAGAGATAGAAAGCTCACGGCGAGCTACTTTTTCTTGTAACGTCTTTATTGAACTAAAGGCAAGTTCACTCATTATTATCCTTAAGTATATTTAACTATTTTTCAAAATCATAGGAACAACATAGTAATCTTCTTCACGCTCAGGCGCTAGTGAAAGCAATAACTCTGGATCTGTTTTTACCATACGATCTTCACGCACAACGTTTGTGCTTTGAACCGTTGTATACACTTTTTTTCCTTGAGCTACTTCAATAAGACATGACGCGTAAGAGAGAACTGCATCTAATTTTGCAGTAAGCTTTTCTATGTCATGTTCGTCTATAGCTACTTGTGACATGTGCGCTAATTTTAATACTTCTTCTTTAGTAATTTTTACCATTAAGATCCTTCAATTGATTGTTTTTTCCACGCTCCAGACTTAAAGCGATATACATACAATAAACTCATAAGAGCATTCGCAACATACAGTGAACCATAAATACTTATAAACTGCAGGTAAGAACTGTTAAAGTGTAAAAACGATACTACCCAAGAGGCAGGAATAAAGCTGCCACATACAACAAGTCGTACCCACATCACCGTCTTAACATCTCCTGCACCACGCAATGCGGCTGATAAGATTAATTGTAACAGATCAAAAAAGACCAGTATACTTACAAGCGGCAGTAGTTTAACTACAAAAGGTGTAAGCACATTCTGCTTACCCATTACATATAAAATTTTTCCAGAACTTACATAAAATATAAAAAATAAACCAAATACCATACTGCAAGAAAGCAAAAGCGTTTTTTTGATAGTATTTTTTATACTATGCCAACGCTGCAGCAAGTAATCGTTACTGACTAAAAATGTAACCACTTGAGCAAGCGCTATAGCAGGCAAAATAGAAAATCGTTCAATATCTTTTATAGCTACAAAACTTTCAAGCACGGTTGCACCACCCACACAGCTGTTAGCTTTAGCAACGCCTGCCATTAATTTAGTAAGCCATATCTGAGAAGCTGCTAAACTTGCTTTATCTATTACTACAGGCCAGCTCATATGCACCAGATCACGCACATTATGCCAACGCACTCGCGTAAATAACTTAATAGCATATTTACTATGCTCTTTTTCAATAAAAACATAGACAAAAGCGCCTATAAACATAACCAAATATTGTATTACAGATGCTAAAGCAGAGCCCTGAAATTCAAGAGCAGCAAAACCAAATTTACCAAAAACAAGTGCGTAATCAAAAAAGATAAAAACTACTGCGCCAATAACAGAAAAAATCATGGGTACTTTAGTATTTTTAATGCCACGCAAAAAGCCAATAAGGGCAAAATAAACAAAATGAAAAAATACTCCTACTGCCCTTAATCGTAAAAAGGGCACTCCAAGCTCAATCATCTCCTGAGGAACGTCGTAAAAGCCATATATTATGTAGGCGCCACCATACAGCAACGATGCTATACACCCACCAATAACACATGTTGCCCAAAACGAATCGGTCACTGCTCTACCAACATGCTTATACTTATGCACACCGTTATACTGACCACACACTACTACCATACCAACTGAAAGCCCTTCAGCTATTTTGGTAATAAAATGAAATAGCGTATTAGTTACCCCAAGAGTAGTATAGGTTGAAGCAACATTAAGCTGCGCTATAAAATAAATATCAAGTAAATTAAGAACCGAGTACAGTATAAGTGACGTTATAAACTCAGGGTAAAAATACCTTAAAATTGCGCTATAACTTTCCCCTGACACATTACTTGCAGAAGATGCTTCAGGTGTAGGTACGTGAGCAGTATTTTTCATCCTTTTTCCCTTGCGTTTATCACTCTTGTACTACTGGGTTCTCTAAAAATATTAAACGGCGTGATTTATGGCTCATTTTATACTGTTCTTCTTTAGTGATAAAGCTTTGCACGTAGGCGTCTGGCGTCCATTCTTTTGAGGCCCAATAGACAAGTGTAGCGTTTTTATACGGCGACGCTGGTTTAAACATACGCAACAGCTCTTCTGGCTGCAAAGAAGCACGAGCAGAAAACAGCTCTACAGGATACTCTGTCTTTCTTAAAAAAGTACGCCAATCAAGCTCAGAAATTTCTACATCAGTGAGACCTAAGAGAGCTACAACTTCTTTTAAAAATGCTCTTTTTTTAAAATTAACTTCTATAAGAACTACCTGCAAATGAGGATACTTAATTTTTAAAGGAAGACCAGGAAATCCGCCACCGGTTCCTACATCAGCAACGCAACTGAGCTTAGTGCAATCTACAAATTGACCCAACATAAGCGAGTCTTCAAAATGGTATTTTAGCACAGACATAAAATCGGTTATAGCCGTTAGATTATGTATATCATTGGTTTCTTTAAGCAAAGTATAGTACTGTTGAAATTGCTCAAGTTGCCTGTCAGTTAAGTTTGTACGCTCTTTAAATGCTTGCCATAATGATGGTGATTCAAGTTCTAAATTTTTTTTTGTCATAATAATCGTAGACTTTTTTTAGTTTTGTTTGTTAAAGTTAAAGAGATCCTAGTTACTAGAGCCTGGCGTAAAGGAAAAAATATGAAAAAAACGGTACTCTTTCTAATGAGCTTGCTCTTTTTACATTTTACAGCAACTCTTAAAAGCCAGATAGCTCCTTATAGTATAACGTTTTTCATACGACCTTTACCAGCAACACTTCAAACAACTGCTCAAGCACGTATAGAAAAAATGGTTGCTAAACCAGGCAAATTAGCAAAAAAGAGACTTACACGCGAATTTAATCCCAAAAGTTTATACTCAGGAATCTATGTAACTCACTTAGGGCAGCTTGCTCGCTCTTCTGTGCATGGACAAGTGACTTTACCGCGCAAAAGCGCTGATACCACCCTGTATATGTTAGTAACAGAAGATATAAAACCGTTACTGGTAAACCCTTCTCACAAAACGACACTATCCAGCTTTTTAATTGACCCTAAAGTGCGTTCTAGTTATTACTTGTATCAACTTACTCAAAGCCCTGAGACAGGATTGCTTACGTGGTATGTAAGTGAACAACAGGTGCCTAAAGACAAGATACCTGCTGATGCTTTTATTGTATTTGCTGATCCTCAAAGTATACTTATACCATTAGGGCCTACCGTAACAGCAAACAATGACAATTTGGTGTTGCCTGATATATATGTAATTAATACGGCAGATACAGCACTAAACGCTTTACGCTTTCTTAAACTACGAAATTTTTTTCACCCTGTTACATTTAAGTATAATTATCTACCTCAAGGCTATCAGGAACGAGTGCTTTAGTAGTTGAGTATAAACCATTTTTCCAATTGAAAAAAATAGTGGTATACTATAAGGAACCTTGTGTTAGACTTAATAAGGAATATCATAAATGAAATTACAGATTGCTTTTGATCTAACTGATCTTGATCAGGCCATAGCTATAGCTGAAGCTGTAGAAAACTCCGCTGACATTATAGAAGTTGGATCATTGCTTATTTATAAGCATGGTGTTCTTGCTGTACAAAAATTCAAAGAGCGCTTTCCTCAAAAAATTATTTTAGCTGATACTAAGATAGTCGATAGAAGCAAAGATGCTGTTACCCTATTTGCTCAATCAGGTGCTGATTGGATTACCGTTATGGCTGGAGCAAACAAAAACGTTATTCACGCTGCATGTACCATAGCACATGAATTAGGTAAAAAAGTTATGCTTGATCTGCTTGATGCAAGTTCACTCGGACAATCAGCTCTTGAAGCTAAAAGCCTCGGTGCTGACGCTTTAGTTTTTCATAAACCTATTGATGATGATCCACTGGTATTTTTAGATAGATGGGATATGGTTAAAGGTAATACACAGTTACCCGTATTTATTTCTACTGCATTATCACGTGAAACGTTAAGCGAAATACTTTCTATTAACCCAGCAGGCCTTGTACTAGGACAAACTATAACTCAATCGCAAGATCCACAACAAGAAGCTGCCTATTTTGCTCATGCGTTACATGGTTAAAGATTATTAATTTATTATACTATTAGAACTGCTTAAAGATTATATTATTTATGAAAAAGTTATTGATTGTTGAATCGCCAGCAAAAATTAAAACTATAGCCAAGTTTTTAGGCAAAGAGTTTAAAATTATGTCCACATTAGGGCATATTAAAGACCTGCCTAAAAAAGAACTTGGTATTACTATGGATAGCACCATTGGTATCAACTACGTTGTCCTTGAAGGCAAAGAGAAAACAATAGCTGATATTCGCAAAGAAGCGCAAACTGCTGACGAAATATTTTTAGCACCTGATCCTGATCGTGAAGGTGAAATTATAGCATGGCATGTTGAGCAAGAAATACTGGGCCTTATAAAAAAGAAAGCCATTATTCATAGAATAGCTTTCAACGAGATTACCAAGCCTGCTATTGAACTAGCTTTAGCTAATCCTTCAACTATCGATTTAGATAAAGTAGCAGCTCAACAA from Candidatus Dependentiae bacterium carries:
- the rsmG gene encoding 16S rRNA (guanine(527)-N(7))-methyltransferase RsmG codes for the protein MTKKNLELESPSLWQAFKERTNLTDRQLEQFQQYYTLLKETNDIHNLTAITDFMSVLKYHFEDSLMLGQFVDCTKLSCVADVGTGGGFPGLPLKIKYPHLQVVLIEVNFKKRAFLKEVVALLGLTDVEISELDWRTFLRKTEYPVELFSARASLQPEELLRMFKPASPYKNATLVYWASKEWTPDAYVQSFITKEEQYKMSHKSRRLIFLENPVVQE
- a CDS encoding orotidine 5'-phosphate decarboxylase: MKLQIAFDLTDLDQAIAIAEAVENSADIIEVGSLLIYKHGVLAVQKFKERFPQKIILADTKIVDRSKDAVTLFAQSGADWITVMAGANKNVIHAACTIAHELGKKVMLDLLDASSLGQSALEAKSLGADALVFHKPIDDDPLVFLDRWDMVKGNTQLPVFISTALSRETLSEILSINPAGLVLGQTITQSQDPQQEAAYFAHALHG